Proteins from one Nitrososphaerales archaeon genomic window:
- a CDS encoding HAD-IB family phosphatase, with the protein MTEHGLRLASFDMDGTVLEEDSSWVALHKFFGTSHMGKESLKLYTEGKIDYQEFMRRDIAAWPKGVTQAEVEAILSGYKVRREAPATLRELRRRGIELALVTSGIDILAKKVAEELGIKHWVANGLRFDGQGRILPEGIPRVDPTRKDVAYLAMLRSLRIPREATIAVGDTIYDLAFLRTARLGFMLAHTTRVDDPKIIHIEKLSDIFEHI; encoded by the coding sequence ATGACTGAACACGGGCTGAGGCTCGCATCATTTGACATGGACGGCACAGTCCTGGAGGAGGACAGCAGCTGGGTGGCGCTCCACAAGTTCTTCGGAACTTCACACATGGGCAAGGAGTCGCTGAAGCTGTACACCGAAGGCAAGATTGACTACCAGGAGTTCATGCGTCGAGACATAGCAGCGTGGCCCAAGGGGGTGACGCAGGCAGAGGTAGAAGCCATCCTCTCAGGATACAAGGTCAGGAGGGAGGCGCCAGCGACCCTCCGCGAGTTGCGCAGGAGGGGAATCGAGCTTGCGCTCGTCACGTCAGGCATAGACATCCTGGCCAAGAAGGTGGCCGAAGAGCTGGGCATCAAACACTGGGTGGCAAACGGCCTGCGATTCGACGGCCAGGGGCGAATCCTGCCTGAAGGCATCCCTAGGGTGGACCCGACGAGGAAGGATGTGGCCTATCTGGCCATGCTTCGATCTCTCCGAATCCCACGCGAAGCCACGATAGCCGTGGGCGACACAATCTACGACCTTGCGTTCCTAAGGACTGCCAGGCTGGGGTTCATGCTTGCGCACACAACAAGAGTCGACGACCCGAAGATAATCCACATCGAAAAGCTCTCTGACATCTTCGAACACATATAG
- a CDS encoding alanine--glyoxylate aminotransferase family protein: MPARAAVDSSSESLLLIPGPTNLSRRVREAMARPQISHIGPEFYSAFKETVALARYAFKNEKGFQFVFTGSGTVGMESSVVSLVGHGDRTLTVSNGYFGKRMLMLNQVHGAKADVLDYADGRPADPDDLRKQLKAAKYKAVFVTHVDTSTSVVNPIGELVGECKKAGIFSVVDSVCGVGGEELDFDRLGADIAFTASQKALAGPPGAVMVAVSGRVLDHLEKRKDSIEAYYMNLLRWKPIMDDPRMYLATPAVQVLLALREALKETKEEGLENRWERHRALGRETRQRLSALGLNLVAEEGFRSDTVTSFWVKEGTAGGIQKDLEERHSIVVARGISEARDKMIRIGHFGILTVQRLKAALDSVEEVLVEHDAAKLRGAPLAKQR; the protein is encoded by the coding sequence TTGCCAGCTCGCGCCGCCGTGGACTCGTCCAGCGAGAGCCTCCTGCTTATTCCAGGGCCTACCAACCTTTCCCGGCGCGTGAGGGAGGCCATGGCCAGACCGCAGATATCCCACATAGGGCCGGAATTCTATTCAGCCTTCAAGGAGACTGTGGCGCTCGCGCGGTATGCGTTCAAGAACGAGAAAGGGTTCCAATTCGTCTTCACCGGCTCCGGGACAGTAGGCATGGAGTCCTCTGTCGTCAGCCTGGTCGGCCACGGCGACAGGACCCTCACCGTGAGCAACGGCTACTTCGGCAAGCGAATGTTGATGCTGAACCAGGTCCACGGTGCGAAGGCGGACGTGCTGGACTACGCCGACGGCCGTCCCGCCGACCCTGACGACCTCAGGAAGCAGCTCAAGGCGGCCAAGTACAAAGCTGTCTTCGTAACCCACGTCGACACTTCAACCTCCGTCGTCAACCCAATCGGAGAGCTCGTTGGTGAATGCAAGAAAGCGGGGATCTTCTCCGTGGTTGACTCCGTTTGCGGAGTGGGCGGCGAGGAGCTCGACTTCGACAGGCTGGGCGCGGACATCGCTTTCACGGCGTCCCAGAAGGCGCTGGCTGGGCCACCTGGGGCGGTGATGGTCGCAGTGTCGGGCCGCGTCCTTGACCACCTCGAGAAGAGAAAGGATTCGATCGAGGCTTACTACATGAACCTCCTCAGGTGGAAGCCCATCATGGACGACCCCCGGATGTACCTCGCCACCCCTGCTGTGCAGGTCCTGCTCGCCCTGAGGGAGGCTCTGAAGGAGACGAAGGAGGAAGGGTTGGAGAACCGTTGGGAGCGCCACAGGGCTCTCGGTCGGGAGACGAGGCAGAGGCTTTCGGCACTCGGGCTCAACCTAGTCGCTGAAGAGGGATTCAGGTCCGATACGGTCACCTCGTTCTGGGTCAAAGAAGGGACTGCCGGTGGGATTCAGAAAGATCTCGAGGAACGGCACAGTATTGTCGTCGCAAGGGGCATATCCGAAGCCCGCGACAAGATGATTCGCATCGGTCACTTCGGCATCCTCACGGTCCAGAGGCTGAAGGCTGCGCTCGACTCGGTTGAGGAGGTGCTTGTCGAGCATGATGCAGCCAAGTTGAGGGGCGCCCCGCTTGCTAAGCAGCGATAG
- a CDS encoding MBL fold metallo-hydrolase — protein MATGSVSSLALKGSIVGTSRGTLRIRMYRVGFGDCFLISFPLTKGSMAGEPYAHVLVDCGVHSSGDIGTLGKVVDDVATVTNKKLELVVVTHAHQDHVAGFDRFASKFKAFDVRSVWLPWTWDPNNPQAAGLQEKHQALTARLAQDLQAAAAADPNAVNAVENLKGNEHAIALLKSGFEGKAKVSYMKAGQALTGPKDVPIPDLSVKILGPPQSEEFLAKMDPPASEHYLRLGPDQQTSGALQPFTKKWRLEKPPDELIRSLFAEDDRELLQRVATSPLNELAFALDQVRNNESLVVLFVFRGQYLLFPGDAQYGNWLWWLENLHPESILPGITFFKVAHHGSVNATPKKALENMSAGKFASMVSTQSVPWPSIPCVPLMTAIGKKSKSNIVRSDWVKPSGLPKPMADATPPIPPKLPKGFSKGDFWFDYLVQV, from the coding sequence GTGGCCACGGGATCCGTTTCCTCTCTCGCCCTCAAGGGAAGCATCGTCGGGACGAGCAGGGGGACCCTCAGAATCAGGATGTACCGCGTAGGTTTCGGCGACTGCTTCCTGATTTCTTTTCCCCTGACCAAGGGAAGCATGGCCGGAGAGCCATACGCGCACGTTCTGGTGGACTGCGGAGTCCATTCAAGCGGCGATATCGGAACCCTAGGCAAGGTTGTGGATGACGTTGCCACTGTCACGAACAAGAAGCTAGAGCTAGTCGTCGTCACCCATGCGCATCAAGACCATGTCGCGGGCTTCGACAGGTTCGCGAGCAAATTCAAGGCATTCGACGTGCGTAGTGTCTGGCTGCCGTGGACCTGGGATCCGAACAACCCTCAGGCGGCAGGTCTCCAGGAAAAGCACCAAGCGCTGACAGCGCGACTAGCTCAGGACTTGCAAGCTGCTGCCGCCGCCGACCCGAACGCAGTAAACGCAGTCGAGAACTTGAAGGGGAACGAGCACGCGATCGCGCTGCTGAAGTCCGGATTTGAAGGTAAGGCGAAAGTTTCGTACATGAAAGCCGGCCAAGCACTGACTGGTCCCAAAGACGTCCCAATTCCCGACCTTTCAGTCAAGATCTTAGGACCGCCCCAATCGGAAGAGTTCCTGGCGAAGATGGACCCTCCAGCAAGCGAGCACTACTTGCGATTGGGCCCCGACCAACAGACCTCTGGCGCCCTCCAACCCTTCACGAAAAAATGGAGGCTCGAAAAGCCCCCGGACGAGCTGATTCGATCACTATTCGCCGAAGACGACAGAGAGCTGCTCCAAAGGGTCGCCACCTCGCCCCTCAACGAGTTGGCGTTTGCCCTCGACCAGGTGAGGAACAACGAGAGCCTGGTCGTCCTGTTTGTCTTCCGAGGTCAGTATCTCCTCTTTCCCGGCGACGCCCAATACGGCAACTGGTTGTGGTGGTTGGAGAACTTGCACCCGGAAAGCATCTTGCCTGGAATTACCTTCTTCAAGGTTGCCCACCATGGCAGTGTCAACGCGACACCCAAGAAAGCCCTTGAGAATATGAGCGCCGGGAAGTTCGCCTCGATGGTCTCTACCCAAAGCGTGCCATGGCCATCGATTCCTTGCGTTCCACTGATGACGGCAATTGGCAAGAAATCCAAGTCGAATATTGTGCGGAGCGATTGGGTCAAACCCAGTGGTCTCCCCAAGCCCATGGCTGACGCTACCCCGCCTATTCCCCCTAAACTTCCCAAAGGATTCAGCAAGGGTGACTTCTGGTTCGACTATCTGGTTCAAGTCTGA
- the argS gene encoding arginine--tRNA ligase has protein sequence MKFREFEEEVGKLVVGACKSLGHPEVEPDLSGPPNQSYGDLASAAPLRLAKALGQKPGEVAIRMADWVMRQSKSYTYVASVTAHPGGYLNFTLNYPKFTLDAITEGMAEGPIGGSESGSGKRVAIEHTNVNPNKALHIGHARNLVLGDSLVRVMRHLGYDVQALNYIDDSGAQVADMIVGYKFLGMSDVAPPGSKFDSYSGESVYIRVTQEYSSNPALKEKQSLVLREIEKGEGEMAQYARSIVDRILAAQLLTCWRLGATYDLLNWESQIVHSGMWSKLFETLKKKGTVRYESEGENKGCWVIPDPETGEQKVVVRSDGTVVYIAKDIPYAAWKIGLVDDPFGYVKYGGAQPGGRTLYTTTLKGGSKEPRFGAVDLAVSVIDARQSYLQRIVAKVLEGMEPGSAKRYLHRGYEVVAVSKKTAKQLGFEIEGEFAHMSGRKGLYVNVDAMLEALKKKAREETRKRNPTESDGWVEDVAEAVAVAALRYELLKQDPDKMIVFDIEESLRFEGDTGPYLLYTYARARRILDKTAGHPKIDAESAAKLSKPVERALVKRLSMLDKAVVSAGEYLSPKEVARYSHDLAVAFNEFYEKVQVNREEDSSLRDARVALVESASRVLAQSLQLMGLPYKARI, from the coding sequence TTGAAGTTCCGCGAGTTCGAAGAGGAGGTCGGAAAGCTAGTGGTCGGCGCGTGCAAGTCCCTCGGCCACCCAGAGGTCGAACCGGACCTCTCGGGACCTCCCAACCAGTCCTACGGAGACCTCGCGAGCGCAGCTCCGCTCAGGCTGGCAAAGGCGCTAGGGCAGAAGCCAGGCGAGGTGGCCATCAGGATGGCAGACTGGGTAATGAGACAGTCCAAGAGTTACACGTATGTCGCGTCTGTCACCGCTCACCCAGGAGGGTACCTGAACTTCACCCTCAACTACCCGAAGTTCACGCTCGACGCAATCACGGAGGGGATGGCCGAGGGTCCGATCGGGGGGTCCGAGTCTGGAAGTGGGAAGAGGGTAGCAATAGAGCATACCAACGTGAACCCGAACAAGGCCCTCCACATCGGACACGCCAGGAACTTGGTGCTCGGTGACTCGCTCGTCCGGGTGATGCGCCACCTAGGTTACGACGTGCAGGCCCTGAACTACATCGACGACTCCGGCGCGCAGGTCGCCGACATGATAGTGGGGTACAAGTTCTTGGGGATGAGCGACGTTGCACCCCCCGGCTCGAAGTTCGACTCCTACAGTGGAGAAAGCGTCTACATCAGGGTCACCCAGGAGTACTCCTCGAACCCGGCCCTGAAGGAAAAGCAATCTCTTGTCCTGCGCGAGATAGAGAAAGGCGAAGGCGAGATGGCCCAGTACGCCCGCTCGATCGTGGACAGGATCCTCGCAGCCCAACTGCTCACCTGCTGGCGCTTGGGCGCGACCTACGACCTCCTGAACTGGGAGTCTCAGATCGTCCACTCTGGGATGTGGTCGAAGCTCTTCGAGACTCTCAAGAAGAAAGGAACGGTCAGGTACGAGTCAGAGGGAGAGAACAAGGGCTGCTGGGTGATTCCTGACCCCGAGACAGGTGAGCAGAAGGTCGTGGTGCGCTCCGATGGGACTGTGGTCTACATTGCGAAGGACATACCGTATGCCGCTTGGAAGATAGGCCTGGTGGACGACCCCTTCGGGTATGTGAAGTACGGCGGGGCACAGCCTGGAGGGAGGACTCTCTACACCACCACTCTGAAGGGTGGGAGCAAGGAGCCAAGGTTCGGGGCGGTTGACCTCGCCGTCTCTGTCATCGACGCGAGGCAGAGCTACCTGCAGAGAATCGTGGCCAAGGTCTTGGAGGGGATGGAACCCGGTTCAGCGAAGAGGTACCTCCACAGGGGCTATGAGGTAGTCGCTGTCTCGAAGAAGACTGCGAAACAGCTCGGCTTCGAGATAGAGGGAGAGTTCGCGCACATGTCGGGGAGGAAGGGGCTCTACGTGAACGTGGACGCCATGCTGGAGGCGCTCAAGAAGAAGGCGAGGGAAGAGACAAGGAAGCGGAACCCGACAGAGAGCGACGGATGGGTGGAAGACGTGGCGGAGGCCGTTGCTGTCGCAGCGCTTCGGTACGAGCTGCTGAAGCAAGACCCTGACAAGATGATAGTCTTTGACATCGAGGAGTCGCTCCGCTTCGAGGGAGACACAGGTCCGTACCTACTGTACACATACGCAAGAGCAAGGCGCATCCTCGACAAGACAGCGGGACATCCGAAGATTGACGCAGAGTCTGCAGCCAAGCTCTCGAAACCTGTGGAAAGGGCGCTGGTGAAGCGACTATCGATGCTAGACAAGGCCGTTGTTTCAGCGGGCGAGTACCTGTCGCCCAAGGAGGTAGCCCGATACTCCCACGACCTCGCGGTCGCCTTCAACGAGTTCTATGAGAAGGTCCAGGTGAACAGGGAGGAGGATTCCAGTCTCAGGGACGCAAGGGTGGCGCTGGTGGAGTCCGCGAGCAGGGTGCTCGCGCAGTCACTTCAGCTCATGGGTCTGCCCTACAAGGCGAGGATATGA
- a CDS encoding Rieske 2Fe-2S domain-containing protein, giving the protein MSNGAPRPSTGMNKERARSGLSRLQAFTGVLLLASTLSGAYLLYTDGSLWLLAVSHALGLVLIVAIDAVLGLMNLLSSRRVYLPTIAAAVLAIVLQLGDIATAPQYNMTVAYFASYLFGLWAFDLLLGLQAAILVLGAVGRPYAVYLARRKSRRGRELDYSRRGFLKSVVALAGLIGVGVVLGSVKLPTATGTPTTSQTQSGLPSGAIANVNAMKPGSPVYFEYPAGYPNILTIKADGSLAALSILCTHVCCECEYVQSNSVIACPCHGSVFDLDGNVLTGPAIVPLPSISLRTDGSGNVFPTGVSSAGPCQV; this is encoded by the coding sequence ATGTCAAACGGCGCTCCGCGCCCGTCTACCGGCATGAACAAGGAACGCGCGAGGTCGGGCCTCAGCAGGCTGCAGGCTTTCACAGGCGTACTCCTTTTGGCTTCCACGCTGTCTGGGGCGTACCTCCTCTACACTGATGGCTCTCTCTGGCTCCTTGCTGTCTCGCACGCCCTGGGGCTCGTCTTGATTGTGGCTATTGACGCCGTCCTTGGCCTCATGAATCTCCTTTCTTCGAGGCGCGTCTACCTTCCGACGATCGCTGCGGCTGTGCTCGCAATCGTCCTCCAACTGGGCGATATCGCGACAGCCCCCCAGTACAACATGACCGTTGCATACTTCGCCTCCTACCTCTTTGGACTCTGGGCATTCGACCTTCTCTTGGGTCTGCAGGCGGCGATTCTAGTTCTTGGCGCAGTGGGGAGACCGTACGCGGTCTACCTTGCAAGGCGCAAGTCCAGGCGCGGCAGGGAACTTGACTACAGCCGGCGCGGCTTCTTGAAATCCGTCGTCGCCCTTGCCGGACTAATCGGTGTCGGGGTTGTGCTCGGGTCGGTCAAGCTCCCTACGGCCACCGGCACTCCAACAACCTCTCAAACGCAGTCCGGTCTTCCGAGCGGCGCAATCGCCAACGTCAACGCGATGAAGCCTGGCTCGCCCGTCTACTTTGAGTACCCCGCGGGTTACCCGAACATCTTGACGATCAAGGCTGACGGCTCGCTCGCGGCTCTCAGCATCCTCTGCACGCACGTGTGCTGCGAGTGCGAATACGTCCAGTCCAACAGCGTCATAGCGTGTCCATGCCACGGCTCTGTCTTCGACCTGGATGGGAACGTACTGACCGGCCCCGCGATCGTGCCGCTACCATCCATAAGCTTGAGGACGGACGGGAGCGGAAACGTGTTCCCGACCGGCGTGAGCTCGGCCGGGCCCTGCCAGGTGTGA
- a CDS encoding PadR family transcriptional regulator, whose product MWLDWSKRAHRGLRTWILYILKDSPKSGAEIMDSMEAMSQGWWRPSPGSVYPMLESMAKEGLIKEAAEKAGEKKSAEKKYELTEAGSQETEWPSHFRRSEPRTVEEVLTTMSSYVSYLEDLSGSQKAKLEQNADRIRQLGSRLAKLGVD is encoded by the coding sequence ATGTGGCTTGATTGGTCGAAGCGGGCACACAGAGGCCTTCGGACGTGGATACTCTACATCCTGAAGGACTCCCCCAAGAGCGGCGCAGAGATAATGGACTCGATGGAAGCGATGAGTCAAGGATGGTGGAGGCCGTCACCGGGCTCGGTCTACCCAATGCTCGAGTCGATGGCCAAGGAAGGCCTAATCAAAGAAGCGGCCGAGAAGGCTGGCGAGAAGAAGAGTGCTGAGAAGAAATACGAGCTCACCGAAGCTGGGAGTCAAGAGACAGAGTGGCCGTCGCACTTCCGCAGAAGCGAGCCGAGGACGGTGGAGGAGGTCCTTACTACGATGTCGAGCTACGTCTCATATCTCGAAGACCTTTCAGGTTCACAGAAGGCGAAGCTGGAGCAGAACGCGGACAGAATCAGGCAGCTCGGCTCTCGCCTGGCGAAGCTAGGAGTGGACTAG
- a CDS encoding GMC family oxidoreductase N-terminal domain-containing protein has product MKLTPEERTTLRAVCDTIFPQIDDPDPFYRRKASDLGIDQVLADTIEHTLQPGNAEDFARMLRTFESTVNNLFLTGSRSKFSELDAAERQSYLQSWRDSRIGLKRTAFQALKRLTCFLAYSMSDANGVNPNWADIGYPLPSDSPAVPTPDDLRITPLRLEDETRLECDVCIVGSGAGGSVIADRLSEAGLSVLVIEQGPYETSETYKRSEFTMMQKLFQQSGTAATKDLSFVLLAGRGVGGGTAVNWNTCLKPPWTVLQEWESAFGIHGLMGKRFAAYVSDVWSALKVNDAESQRNGNNQALWDGCKALGFREGVDYEVIQRNAVGCQQRCDYCTYGCTYACKQSTSMNYLPSAFRRGARFLFDTRVDRVVVEAGAAKGVVATCTSGGKSLNVEVNARAVVAACGGIETPALLLRSGVKDGNVGKYLRLDPTVAVSGLYPKAVSAWAGPPQTVAVWRFINLDGAYHGFWVEAAPAHPGLFALGTPWVDGRQHKDFMRQYYARSADSIVLLRERSWGVVSVDGAGYPVVDYQLEQKDKDMLVRGMEETARILAAAGALQVWTTHNKPVTAGNGTKPVTPQELDRFCDGVKAEGIDSNRLMLFSAHLMGSCRMSSDPSKGPTSPSGELHSVKSLYIGDACVFPTTPAVNPMITIMAMARRTAESIITALNGPDSSRVGTQR; this is encoded by the coding sequence ATGAAGCTGACACCGGAAGAGCGCACGACCCTCCGCGCGGTCTGCGACACGATCTTCCCTCAGATAGACGACCCTGACCCGTTCTACAGGCGAAAGGCATCTGACCTTGGCATCGACCAGGTCCTCGCCGACACCATCGAACACACCCTTCAGCCTGGCAACGCAGAAGACTTCGCGAGGATGCTGAGGACGTTTGAAAGCACAGTGAACAACCTCTTCCTCACGGGGTCGAGGTCAAAGTTCTCGGAGTTGGACGCAGCAGAACGGCAGAGCTACCTCCAGTCATGGAGGGATAGCCGCATCGGGCTGAAGAGGACGGCATTTCAAGCGCTCAAGCGCCTAACCTGCTTCCTCGCATACAGCATGTCAGACGCGAACGGGGTCAATCCCAATTGGGCAGACATCGGTTATCCTTTGCCGAGCGACTCACCCGCTGTTCCTACGCCCGACGATCTTCGGATCACGCCCCTGAGGCTTGAGGACGAAACGAGGTTGGAGTGCGATGTCTGCATCGTCGGGTCGGGTGCGGGTGGAAGCGTAATCGCCGACAGACTATCCGAGGCGGGCTTGTCCGTACTTGTCATCGAACAGGGGCCCTACGAGACTTCGGAGACGTACAAGCGGAGCGAGTTCACGATGATGCAGAAGCTGTTCCAGCAGAGCGGCACTGCCGCGACCAAGGACCTCTCGTTCGTGCTGCTGGCGGGTCGGGGCGTAGGAGGTGGCACGGCCGTCAACTGGAACACATGCCTGAAGCCCCCCTGGACCGTCCTTCAGGAGTGGGAATCGGCATTCGGGATTCACGGGCTGATGGGCAAGCGCTTCGCGGCCTATGTCTCCGACGTCTGGTCAGCTCTCAAGGTCAACGATGCGGAGAGTCAAAGGAACGGGAACAACCAAGCCCTCTGGGACGGATGCAAGGCGTTGGGATTCAGGGAGGGGGTTGATTACGAGGTCATCCAGAGAAACGCTGTCGGCTGCCAGCAAAGGTGCGACTACTGCACCTACGGTTGCACATACGCATGCAAGCAGTCGACCTCCATGAACTACCTGCCGTCCGCCTTCAGGAGAGGGGCGAGGTTCCTCTTCGACACCCGGGTCGACCGCGTGGTAGTCGAGGCAGGGGCGGCGAAAGGCGTCGTCGCGACGTGCACATCGGGCGGGAAGAGCTTGAACGTCGAAGTGAATGCCAGAGCGGTCGTGGCGGCGTGTGGCGGAATAGAGACGCCCGCCCTGCTCCTTCGTTCGGGGGTGAAGGACGGGAACGTTGGCAAGTACCTGCGGCTCGACCCGACCGTCGCGGTGTCAGGGCTGTATCCGAAGGCGGTCTCCGCTTGGGCTGGTCCCCCCCAGACCGTCGCTGTGTGGAGGTTCATCAACCTGGACGGGGCGTACCATGGTTTCTGGGTGGAGGCCGCCCCAGCACACCCCGGCCTCTTCGCACTGGGGACCCCTTGGGTCGACGGCAGGCAGCACAAGGACTTCATGAGGCAGTACTACGCCAGGTCCGCGGACTCGATCGTCCTTCTGAGGGAGCGAAGCTGGGGCGTCGTGTCTGTGGACGGTGCAGGGTATCCGGTCGTGGACTACCAGCTCGAGCAGAAGGACAAGGACATGCTTGTGCGCGGCATGGAAGAGACGGCGAGGATACTCGCTGCTGCTGGCGCGCTGCAGGTCTGGACGACGCACAACAAGCCTGTGACTGCAGGAAACGGGACGAAGCCGGTCACCCCCCAGGAGCTGGACAGGTTCTGCGACGGGGTCAAGGCGGAGGGAATCGATTCCAACAGACTGATGCTATTCAGCGCCCACCTGATGGGGTCATGCAGGATGAGCTCCGACCCTTCTAAAGGACCGACATCCCCCAGCGGGGAGTTGCATTCCGTCAAGAGCCTCTACATCGGAGACGCGTGCGTCTTCCCCACGACCCCTGCAGTCAACCCCATGATCACGATAATGGCGATGGCGCGAAGGACCGCAGAATCCATAATAACCGCGCTCAACGGGCCCGACTCTAGTCGAGTTGGCACCCAAAGATAG